In Sesamum indicum cultivar Zhongzhi No. 13 linkage group LG8, S_indicum_v1.0, whole genome shotgun sequence, the sequence TTTCTCCAGGAGACACAGTCCGAgatcataattttagaaatccGAACCGAGTACGGGCACGATGACCCACCCGATTTCGACAAGTACTTGGAAGATCAACTCGGGGAGTTTCTGATCCACCAGGACGATCATGTATTCAACAAAACAATATCGGAGTTGCTGCCGAAGCGAGTCATTTGCGTGTGGAAGCCGAGGAAAACTCCCCAGCCGAAAGCGGGTGGCCCATTATGGAGTTCGGGTTACTTGAAGGACAACTGGATCGACACTGATCTGCCGTCGACCAAGTTCGAGAGCAACTTGAAGTATTTAGGTGAGCAGCCGCCAGTTTCGAGCCGGAAGTACTTTTACCGGGTTGAGAATACGGTCACGCCGCAGGCGGATAACCCGATAGTGTGCGTGAAGCCAGTGACGAATCGGATCCACCCGTATGCGAGGATGTTTATAGCTCAGACCTTTGTGCGGGGAATTGCAGACAGGTTGCAGATATTCTCAACGGATTTCATTGATGGGGATTTTGTGGATGCATGCGCTGCTCTGACCAACGCTAGGGTTGAAGGCAAAGCTTGAAACGGATCCCCAGTTGTTTCATGCGACTATTTGTTTTCCACGTAttgtaaaaaaagtatatactCCACGTCGGGTCGGGATCCATTGTCGGGTTTGATGAATACTTGCGTGTGTTGCTTATttgcataaattaatttgtgaacTTTATTTGCATTTCGTTTgttctcaaattttatatgttatggAAAGAAGTGTCACAGTTGGAATAAATTATGCAGATCGATTATCTTGTCATTCAACTTGCTTGAGCGTTCTCTATTTTGGGTATACAGAAAAGGTCAAGAACgaaatttgaacaaattaattacccatataatgaaattaaattaattagatttatatataaaaagttggGTAGCAAATTAGGTCCAGGGACCGGTACCTTTCATTTTCGACAAGCCATTCAATCGAGAAAGACACAGAATGACACTCAGTACAACCTCAATTCTCAAGTACGTCTATTACAAGTTACCGAACAAGCCAACTACCAGCCTGTTTAAAACAGGAGGAAGAACAAAATCTTCTTGTAAATTGTGAAACGCCGTTTAAATGCACTTGCTCCTTACGGATTCTTTTTACATGATCCAAGAATGAATCCCAACCATCATTCTTCAATCTTCTTGGGGAAATTCTAGTCCAGCAGCTATGAAATCGTATATGACTGTGATCCCACACTTCATGTGCCCAAGACCATTAAATTGTCCATACTAATATCTTAACCAGGTATTGCTAAAAGACGGCTTTGGTCCCAGCTTGGAAGTTTCCGCCAATAGCTATCCAGTTGGATGTTCTCTTCCACGGCTCAGTATGCTTTCTCACATCACTTAACTTCAATTGGTGATATCCAGAGTTTCACCTCTCTTCCACTGAAAGGCTTTAAAATGCCTGATGATTTCCGAAATAGATAATGCGGCTTTCTGAAGTTGCAAAAGAGTATTGTCATCCAAAGGTGCTTTCCGTAAATAACTAGCATTCAACAGATTGTGCACTCTTATCTTCCGAGTTTACAGCTGGGCGCATTAGCCAACACCCTTCCCCTACAGAACTTGTTGGTGAGAACTTCTTCAAGATGCTGAAAAATTAACGAAAATAAACCTGCATTAAAGAAAAGCAAAGTTACAAAGAGAATTAACATGGCTAGAGCCAAGTTTCGACGAAGAATTTGTTTCAATCCATCAGTTTACGAACTTAACCTACTAATtagggatgaaaaatatagaaattgaaGATCAAAACAATAACAGATAACACTACCGCGGATATGTTGTaaacaaaatgtaataaaatgcAATGAACAAGCTAAACAGATATTCATATAAACACAGAAAGCT encodes:
- the LOC105169768 gene encoding PI-PLC X-box domain-containing protein DDB_G0293730, coding for MGGLFSKQVERRKAISTEKKTLTDLNQNGGSDFPGSDYHPPDRKNWMSALNPDVLRINQIVWPGTHDSATNKIGFPLVTRPFAQCQSLSIYQQLKIGARVLDIRVQENSRVCHGILLSYSVDVVINDVKKFLQETQSEIIILEIRTEYGHDDPPDFDKYLEDQLGEFLIHQDDHVFNKTISELLPKRVICVWKPRKTPQPKAGGPLWSSGYLKDNWIDTDLPSTKFESNLKYLGEQPPVSSRKYFYRVENTVTPQADNPIVCVKPVTNRIHPYARMFIAQTFVRGIADRLQIFSTDFIDGDFVDACAALTNARVEGKA